The Flavobacteriales bacterium genomic sequence GCCTATGACTATGAGTTCACCTGGTTCGAGCAATCCATCGGCTTTACGTCACAAGGGATGGGAGCCGGTTTTGATGACCTGACCGATCTCTGTGCTTCAGAAGACACTGTGGGTTATGAGATCATCATTGTAGATGACAATGAGTGTATACAGAATGAGTTCTTCGTCATGGAAGAACCCGAGGAACTGACCTTTGAATTCGATGTCACCGATGTCTCTTGTAGTGGATTCACCGATGGAGCCGTGACGGTGACTGTAAGCGGAGGAGTGCCTCCGTATATGATCACCTGGCAGGACTCTACGGGTACTGTTATCAGCATGACCGACAGCATAGTGGATGTGGGAGAAGGATGGTACTACGTCTCCGTGATCGACTTGAATGGATGTACAGGTAATGACTCTGTAGAAGTCACCACACCGAACCCACTTATCGTACCGATCGATTTCGTGCCATACAATGGATTCGGAGTTACCTGTGTCAATGATTGCAACGGGACCATCTTCGCACCCGTCACTGGGGGTACAGAACCATACAACTATGACTGGTCCGATCAGGCTTGTGCCGGACCATATATCTCGGATGAACCAGCTGTGCTCGGTGGACTGTGTGCGGGAACCTATTTCCTCAATGTGACAGATGACCAAGGATGTATGACCTGTGAGAGTATCTCGCTGATCGAGCCGGATAGCATCCTCGCTGATGATGCTGTGGTCATGGATATCAGCTGTGAAGGGGAGATGGACGGTTCTATCGATCTCATGCTGACAGGAGGAGTACCCACTTACGATGTGGATTGGGTACCGAATGTCGGTACTGGAGAAACGGTATCCGGTCTAGGAGTGGGGTCTTATACCGCTTTGGTCCAAGATCAGAATGACTGTACAGCCCAATTCGAATTCGATATCGAAGAGCCTGAAGAGTTGATCGCTGTGGCAAGCAGCCCACTGGTAGGTGGCGGATTCAACATCTCTTGTAATTCTGCCTGTGACGGATCCTTGTTCTTGGATATCTCAGGAGGTGTAGGCACATACAGCGTTTCATGGACAGGCTCAGCACCGGTAGGGGGTAGTACGGCCACAAGTTTCGTGGGCGTTGTTTGCGCTGGTACATATACCGCTACTATCACCGATGACAATGGATGTACTATCGAAGAAACGATAACACTGACTGAACCACCGAGCATTGTCTTCACCTTCATCGTAGAGCAGCCCATTTCATGTAATGGAGAGTGTGACGGTCAATTGCGTACCCAGGTCAACGGTGGAGTACCACCTTATGAGATCGTCTGGAACGACCCCAACATGACAGAAGGACCGATCACGGGCGATGACCTCTGTGCAGGGACCTATTGTGCCACTGTAACGGATGCCAATGGCTGTGTAGCCTCATCCTGCTTCCCTCTGAATGAGCCTGATGTATTCGTCATTGATTGTATCGTGAGTGATGTCACTTGTACAGGAGCTGATGACGGAGCGATAGATTGCACCTTGAGTGGAGGTACACTCCCTTATGCCTGCACATGGACAGGACCCGATGGATTCACTTCCACAGATGAGGATCTGACGAACCTCGCTCCTGGAGAATACTGTGTGACATGCATAGATGCAAGAGGATGTGAAGTAGAAGCTTGTTATACCATAGGAGAACCTGACCCACTTGTGCTTACGGTGACCACTTCGGACTATAATGGATTCGAAGTGAGCTGCCCGGGAGCATGTGATGGCGAGATCACTCTGAGTGCTGTAGGTGGTACACCTGGATATACCTTCCTGCCGGCAGTTATTCAGACAGAACTTTGCGTAGGGATATATACAGTCTCTGTAGAAGACCTTCTCGGATGTGTGGTGTCGATCGATGTCGAACTGGAAGAACCCGACCCGATAGATATAACGTTGACCAGTCCCTTGTTCGATTGTGGAACCAATATCAACTGCCCTGGAAACAACTCAGGGGCCATATTCTCTACAGTAGATGGGGGCGTCCAAGGTACCTTCACATACAATTGGATCGATGTCAATGCGACCGACACCTTCGATATCGGTACCAATGAGGCTGTCGATCAATTGCTGGCTGGAGACTATGAACTCTATGTAGTGGATGCCAATGGTTGTTCGGGTACGGAGACCATCACCCTTACCCAACCTACAGACACCTTTACTGTGGATGTAATGCCGAGCATAGTGCCGAGTGGTGATAACATCTCCTGTGCCGATGCATGTGACGGTACTATTTCCTTCACACCTCTGAATGTGTGTGTGGATGCTACCTATAGTTGGTTCTTCGAGGCAGAACCGATATCCGATCTCGATGACCTATGCGCAGGTACCTACACACTGATTGCGATCGATAGTGCAGAATGTACGTTCACGGATACACTCACGCTATCAGAGCCGCTTCCATTGATGGTCGAGGATTCGGTCACCCAATCACTTTGTGCTGGAGACAATGCGGGAGCGGTAGATCTGACTGTGAGTGGTGGATCTCCGGATTATACCTTCGATTGGGATGATGAGAATCTGGATGATGTGGAAGATCAGGAGCAATTGGATCCAGGAGACTACAGTGTTACAGTGACCGATTTCAATGGCTGTGAATTCATTCTGGATTTCACTTTGACAGAACCTGATTCACTCTCAGTGGATCTCATATCTCCAATCTTGCTCCCACCGGATTATAACATATCCAGCTATCTGGGCTCAGATGGTGTGATCGATGCGATAGTAGAAGGAGGTACAGCTCCATTCACCTTTGTTTGGACAGGCGATGACGGATTCACATCCGACCAGGAAGACCTGAGCGGACTGACTGCACAGAGCTACTGCTTGGAAGTAACGGATGCCAATGGTTGTGTCACAGGAGAATGCATCGAGCTTACCGAACCGGATGATCTTGAACTACCGAACGGAATGTCACCGAATGGCGATGGACTCAACGATGGACTCATCATCCAAGGTATCGAAGCCTTCCCTGACAATACCGTCAAAGTGTTCAACAGATGGGGTGATGAGGTGTTTGTAGCCAACGGTTATAGCAATGGCAATCGATGGAATGGAGAGAGTGATAGCGGAGGGATCGTTCCTGATGGGACCTACTTCGTCATCCTCGTGGTCAAGGATGGTGAAGGCGAGCGGGAGCTCAATGCATATTTAGAGATAAGAAGATGAATGGATGTAATGCGTAGATCATGAAAAAACTGATAATCATACTTCTAGCTTCGACCTGTTATCTCACTGCCTCTGCGCAGCAAGAGGTTCTGGTCAGTCAATACATGTTCAATGGGCTCTTTATCAACCCGGCCTATGCTGGCAGTCACGAGTACTGGGAGGCTACAGCACTTCACCGCTCGCAATGGGTCAACCTGGAAGGAGCACCGGTGACACAGATGCTGGAAATCGATGGTCCCATCGAGAATCGGAAATTGGGGCTGGGTGCGGTGATCGTCCATGACGATATCGGGGATACCGAACAATTCGAATTCTCTGCAAACGGTAGTTACCATCTGGACCTGGACAGTGAGCGGAAGAACCGTTTGGCCTTCGGGATTCGGGCCGGATTTACGAGCTATTCGTTCAAATTCGATGATACCAAGGTCTTCGAGGACGGTGATCAGGTATTCCAAGACCAGATTTCCAATGAATTCGTCCCAAAGTTCGGTGCTGGTGTATACTTCTACTCGGATAAGATGTATGCCGGGATCTCCATCCCGACCGTATTCGCGGGAGATGGAAATCTCTCCTTTGATGTGGATAGCCTCTCACCTCGGGCTGACGATCGCTATTTCGAACAGCACTATTTCATCAATGGTGGATATGTGATCGATGCGGGCGAGAATCTGAAGATCAAGCCCAATGTGCTTATCAAGTATCATCCCTCAGCACCCATCCAAGTGGACATCAATGCCAATTTCCTCTTGTATGAGAGGCTCTGGCTCGGAGCATCTTATAGAACAGCTTCAGACCTGATAGGAATCGTGGAGTTCAACGTGACCCCTCAGATTCGGGTCGGATATTCCTATGATTTCACCTTGAACGACATTGCGGATTATAGCAATGGAAGTCATGAAGTGATGTTGGGCTACAATTTCGGTAAGGAGGTCATCAAGATGAGGTCTCCAAGGTACTTCTAATACAGAACCATGAGAAAAGTACTGTACTACAACATTCTGGCACTCTTACTACTGGCAATCCTTTCTGGATGCGGGTACAAACACTACCTCAATAGTGGTAAGGAGGATTACAACAACTTAAAATTCGCCTCTGCCAAGGATAACTTCAACACGGCACTTCAGAAGCGACCAGAGAGCTACGAGTCATTGAAGATGCTCGCCCTGACCCTTCAGAAATTGAGGGACTACGATGGGGCGGAGCAGGCCTACAAATTGGCCATGAACTATCCGCAAGTCACCTTGGAGGATAAATTCAACTACGCCAAGATGCTTATGAGCAACGATAAGTATGAGAGGGCCGAGGATCTCTTCAAAGAATATCTCGTCACCAATCCGGAGGATGAGA encodes the following:
- a CDS encoding type IX secretion system membrane protein PorP/SprF encodes the protein MKKLIIILLASTCYLTASAQQEVLVSQYMFNGLFINPAYAGSHEYWEATALHRSQWVNLEGAPVTQMLEIDGPIENRKLGLGAVIVHDDIGDTEQFEFSANGSYHLDLDSERKNRLAFGIRAGFTSYSFKFDDTKVFEDGDQVFQDQISNEFVPKFGAGVYFYSDKMYAGISIPTVFAGDGNLSFDVDSLSPRADDRYFEQHYFINGGYVIDAGENLKIKPNVLIKYHPSAPIQVDINANFLLYERLWLGASYRTASDLIGIVEFNVTPQIRVGYSYDFTLNDIADYSNGSHEVMLGYNFGKEVIKMRSPRYF
- a CDS encoding T9SS type B sorting domain-containing protein produces the protein AYDYEFTWFEQSIGFTSQGMGAGFDDLTDLCASEDTVGYEIIIVDDNECIQNEFFVMEEPEELTFEFDVTDVSCSGFTDGAVTVTVSGGVPPYMITWQDSTGTVISMTDSIVDVGEGWYYVSVIDLNGCTGNDSVEVTTPNPLIVPIDFVPYNGFGVTCVNDCNGTIFAPVTGGTEPYNYDWSDQACAGPYISDEPAVLGGLCAGTYFLNVTDDQGCMTCESISLIEPDSILADDAVVMDISCEGEMDGSIDLMLTGGVPTYDVDWVPNVGTGETVSGLGVGSYTALVQDQNDCTAQFEFDIEEPEELIAVASSPLVGGGFNISCNSACDGSLFLDISGGVGTYSVSWTGSAPVGGSTATSFVGVVCAGTYTATITDDNGCTIEETITLTEPPSIVFTFIVEQPISCNGECDGQLRTQVNGGVPPYEIVWNDPNMTEGPITGDDLCAGTYCATVTDANGCVASSCFPLNEPDVFVIDCIVSDVTCTGADDGAIDCTLSGGTLPYACTWTGPDGFTSTDEDLTNLAPGEYCVTCIDARGCEVEACYTIGEPDPLVLTVTTSDYNGFEVSCPGACDGEITLSAVGGTPGYTFLPAVIQTELCVGIYTVSVEDLLGCVVSIDVELEEPDPIDITLTSPLFDCGTNINCPGNNSGAIFSTVDGGVQGTFTYNWIDVNATDTFDIGTNEAVDQLLAGDYELYVVDANGCSGTETITLTQPTDTFTVDVMPSIVPSGDNISCADACDGTISFTPLNVCVDATYSWFFEAEPISDLDDLCAGTYTLIAIDSAECTFTDTLTLSEPLPLMVEDSVTQSLCAGDNAGAVDLTVSGGSPDYTFDWDDENLDDVEDQEQLDPGDYSVTVTDFNGCEFILDFTLTEPDSLSVDLISPILLPPDYNISSYLGSDGVIDAIVEGGTAPFTFVWTGDDGFTSDQEDLSGLTAQSYCLEVTDANGCVTGECIELTEPDDLELPNGMSPNGDGLNDGLIIQGIEAFPDNTVKVFNRWGDEVFVANGYSNGNRWNGESDSGGIVPDGTYFVILVVKDGEGERELNAYLEIRR